From the Lemur catta isolate mLemCat1 chromosome 1, mLemCat1.pri, whole genome shotgun sequence genome, the window CGAGGCTTGTTGGTCTCAAGCAGTGGTGGTCACTGCCTAATGAGCCCCTGACTGTTCCCACAGCGGAGAATCCGGAGCAGGGAAGACGGTCAACACCAAGAGAGTCATCCAGTACTTTGCTGTCATCGCTGCCATTGGGGATCGCAGCAAGAAGGACCAGAGCCCAGGCAAGGTAGGCCTGCTGTCCTGCGTGGGCCTGCTCGGCAGAAAGGGAGGGCAAGTCCTCGCTCACCTGCCATCCTTCTTGACCTCCGCAGGGCACCCTGGAGGACCAGATCATCCAGGCCAACCCCGCTCTGGAGGCCTTCGGCAATGCCAAGACCGTCCGGAATGACAACTCCTCCCGCTTCGTGAGTGGTCCCTGATCTTGGGCTTGGGACTTGGGCTGGTCCAAGCATGGCCCCAAATAGGAGACTTCCCCCAACTCATCACTACACTCTTCCATCTCTCCAGGGGAAATTCATTCGAATTCATTTTGGGGCGACTGGAAAGCTGGCGTCTGCAGACATAGAGACCTGTGAGTGTCATGAATCTGCTGGGGCTCAGCCGAGCTCACCCTTGTTCTCAACCATCTGGTCTCAACCACtgtcccccttccttcccctcccccctctgtttttctcttctttttctgtctctgtctctgtgtgtctctgtctctagGTCCGTACATTTGTCTCTGAGACTCCCTCTGGCTCTTTCTCCACCTCTGTCTCTACATGTCTGTGTGTCTTTCTCTGGGATTTAGCTCTGAGACTATTTCTCTTTCTGGGTCTCTGTCTGCATCCCATCTCTGTGTGTCGTGtaccagtctctctctctctatctctatctcatcctctctctgcctttcGCTTGCTgcatttatcattcattttccTCTGTTTCCTTGTACCTAAATCCaaaccttttcctttcttttcttctccctgcctATTCACAGACCTTCTGGAAAAATCCAGAGTTATTTTCCAGCTGAAAGCAGAAAGAGATTATCACATTTTCTACCAAATCCTGTCTAACAAAAAGCCTGAGCTACTGGGTGAGTCAGAGCTACTGACTGAGACCAACTATCTCCATGGCAACCTGGTCCCCTCTGCCTGCAGCTGGATTCTGCTGGCATGCCCTGGGCTGTGTGGCACTGCTGGATCCGGTTCTGTGGGATGTGGGGCCAAGTCAAGCCCTGTCCTGTGCTCTCCATCATGTCGTGTGCTGTGGTGGGCCGTCCCCATGAAACCCAGGGGCTGTGTCACAGCCTAACCACGTGTTCTCCCCTAGACATGCTGCTGATCACCAACAACCCCTATGATTATGCCTTCATCTCGCAAGGAGAGACCACAGTGGCCTCCATTGATGATGCTGAGGAGCTCATGGCCACTGATGTGAGTGTGTGAGGACCCAGTGGGGGGGGAAGGATTGGCAGTGAGGAGCCAGTGGGACCAGTTCACCACCCCAGGAGCAGAGCTAAGACACTGGCCGTCTGTTGTTCATAGCTGTGTGGCCCTCCCAAGGCCAGAATGTGCCCCGTCACCAGGGCATGCTGGGGTATGGGTGAGGTAAGACAGCACTGGCCAGCATTTGGTGTTCGATCAAACCATAAAGGGCAGAAAACCCTGGAGAGAGACACACAAGCCAGGAATCAAGGCACCaccaagggaggagggaaggaagagtcaCGAAACAGTcacagggctggggcaggctgTCAGGTGAGAGCAGGCATGGAAGGTGTAGAGGCCAGGCAGGGAAGCAAGAGTAGTGTCTGGAAACATGAGTGGGTAACCCAGAACCGCTGTGACCCCTGACAGCAGGGCTGAGGCAGTCTGAGCTCCTCAGATGCTCTTGCATCTCCCATCTTTGCTCTGGAGCTCTCCACTGGGGATGGGAGTCTCAGAGCCCACCGGGATTAAGGGGGCAAGTTCTCACTGCAACTTACAAGGGATCTCCTTTACCCATCACCCTTCTTTTTCTGGGATCCACCCAAATGGGACCTGCCTACAGAATGCCTTTGATGTGCTGGGCTTCACTCCAGAGGAGAAGAACTCCATGTACAAGCTGACGGGCGCCATCATGCACTTTGGAAACATGAAATTCAAACAGAAGCAACGGGAGGAGCAGGCGGAGCCAGATGGCACCGAAGGTGGGAGGCAGGGATGCTGGGGACAGCTGTCAGTCACTGAGGGCCACACTTGCAGAGCAGGCATCTATTTACCATCTTTGCTGCCTCCCCTTTCCTTGCAGAGGCTGATAAGTCTGCCTACCTCATGGGGCTGAACTCAGCCGACCTGCTCAAAGGTCTGTGCCACCCTCGGGTGAAAGTGGGCAACGAGTATGTCACCAAGGGGCAGAATGTCCAGCAGGTGAGTCATCTTCAGAAGATAAATGGGCAGGGTAGGGAGCCTGGCATGGCAGGGTGAGAGCTTCTGAATTCACTCTTCCAATGAGCCTACTCAATATGGGTGTCTCCCCTACCTTGCAGGTGGCATATGCCACTGGTGCACTGGCCAAGGCAGTGTACGAGAAGATGTTCAACTGGATGGTGATGCGCATCAACGCCACCCTGGAGACCAAGCAGCCACGCCAGTACTTCATAGGAGTCCTGGACATCGCTGGCTTTGAGATCTTCGACGTGAGTCAGGGGAGCCCTGGGAGTGGGCAGAACATCACTCACTCATTCGCACCCTCAACTGCCATTGCTGAGTGCCAGCCAGGGGTTAGCATGGGAAGGTGGTGGGGACTGTGTGGGATGGCAGAGGCAGTCATTGTCCCTGTCTCCAGGGGAAGCTCTCCTCGCTGCCCTGACCTGGGAGGGGACCAGCTGCACCCCAGCTGGGCTCGGGCACAGTGCATGGGCTCAGCCCTGGGCTGACCCCAGTGGCCACTCAGACACCCACCTACCTGCCTGCTCCCACCCCTCACTCCCCTGCAGTTCAACAGCTTTGAGCAGCTCTGCATCAACTTCACCAACGAGAAGCTGCAGCAGTTCTTCAACCACCACATGTTCGTGCTGGAGCAGGAGGAGTACAAGAAGGAGGGCATCGAGTGGGAGTTCATCGACTTCGGCATGGACCTGCAGGCCTGCATCGACCTCATCGAGAAGGTGCCACCTCTGCCCCACCAGTCTCCATCCACACCCCACATGAACATCCCAGACAAAATAGCAGCTCCTCTCCCTTCTGGCGAGTATGACTTGTATAACAGACATGGGGCTAAAGACTCCTGAGCCCCATGTTATGctgagcacccagcacagggtAGCACCAGGGACAGCTGAGTTCTCAGGGGTTTGAAAGTAGACACATGGGTGATGGGCACCTGCAGGATGACCTCCAACCTGGTCTATATGTATCCAAGGAGCAGCAAGTGTGAGGGTGGTGTGAGGGATCCCACAAGTGCACCTATTTTCAACCCCATCATCTCAGGAATATGGGTGAGGGAGCAGCACATAAAGCACCAATAGCAGTCACGTTCCCAGACTTTTACAAAAGCCCCTCTGGCATCAAAGTCCTCCACCTTAAGAAGACTTGAACAGGTGCCAGTCAGTACATAACTGCACTCAGAGCTGAGCCTAATACCTTAATACCCAAAGGGGCACCCCCATGAGTAAATACTGACCGTAGAACAGAATCCATCTCCACCTGTTGAAACACACTCAGTgatgctctcccctcccccctcagccCATGGGCATCATGTCCATCCTGGAGGAGGAGTGCATGTTCCCCAAGGCCACCGACATGACCTTCAAGGCCAAACTCTTTGACAACCACCTGGGCAAGTCCGCCAACTTCCAGAAGCCACGAAATATCAAGGGGAGGCCAGAAGCCCACTTCTCCCTGATCCACTACGCCGGCGTCGTAGACTACAATATCCTGGGCTGGCTGCAGAAGAACAAGGACCCTCTCAATGAGACGGTGGTGGGCTTGTACCAGAAGTCCTCCCTCAAGCTGCTGAGCACCCTGTTTGCCAACTATGCTGGGGCCGACGCACGTAAGTAGAGACTGGGGCCCAGGGGACTAAGGAGCAGGGATTCTGCCAGGGCTCTGGGTCAGGGTAATTGCTACCCCCGTCACTTCCATGTCAACATGTTCCCTGAGGTTTACAGACTTAATGGGATGGAATtgagtggagaaactgaggtagCCACGTTGAAGACCCTTGTCTGGGAGCCAAAGGCCAGTGAGGTGTGAAGATAGGCCATGCTTCTGCACCCCGGGCCCTCATCGCCGTACATGCCCACTGATGCTCCTTTTGTTGACTCTTCCCACAGCTGTCGAAAAGGGCAAAGGCAAGGCCAAGAAAGGCTCATCCTTTCAGACTGTGTCAGCTCTGCACAGGGTGAGCGTGTGACCCCAGCCCAGTGTGGCTCCCCTTCCGCCCTGGGCCCCAACCCCCAGCCAGCCTGGGTCTTCCCCGCTTTGTTCATCCCCTACGCTTCCCACCCCGTCTCCCTGGCACATTCGTGATCCTTCTCACTCTGTCTTCTCTCCCTTCATCTCTTGGCCATTCTCTTACTCACTTTCCATCTcacctcccttctcctttcctttctgcctccatcctctcccctcaCCATGTCTCCCCCGCCTGCCATTCCTCATCTCTGCCCTTTgccttctctccatctctcttcccttcctcttctcctctccttttcctgcttctctttctttcactttctttactTTTCCCTCTTGCTTTTTTGGCCACAGGAGAATCTGAACAAGCTGATGACCAACTTGCGCTCCACCCATCCCCACTTCGTGCGTTGCATCATCCCCAACGAGACAAAGTCTCCAGGTGCGCCCACAGGCTCAGGCCAGCCCGCCACTGGACACACACGTGTACTGAGAAGGGACAGGCCTTCTAAGTCCTCTCCTAACCTACCACCATGGTGGTTTGCAAAGCACATTCTTCTCCTGTCCCCCACGGGATCTCCCAGGCCACCTCCCTCCCAGTGCTACCTTACACTTGCAATGTGCAACTCATGGTAACATGTAAGGTACTTTGATGGACATTATCTTATCAGTGACTTACAACCTCCAATGAGGCATATAGGGATTGTTTATCCATTTTTGGCTGATAAGAAGACAGAGGCTCAGGGACATGGGTTCAAGGCCTGGCCCTATTCTTGATCAGTTTAGTGACCTCAGGAAAGTCCCTTAACCCCTGTGGGTTTAGTTtactcatctagaaaatgggacATATCTTCCTGTCTACCACCACCTATGGTAATATgtataaactatataaaataaggaATGTGAAAGTCTTCTGGTTACTTTTAAAAGTgcggcaagaaaaaaaaaatgaaagagaggatTATTATTAACTGATCTGCTAAGGTTACAGGCTATtcggtggcagagccaggatcagaTCCTAGAACTTTTGGCTACTGGCCCAGTGCTCTCCTCACAGacccctccctttccctcccgcCGCAGGGGTGATGGACAACCCCCTGGTCATGCACCAGCTGCGCTGCAACGGCGTGCTGGAGGGCATCCGCATCTGCAGGAAGGGCTTCCCCAACCGCATCCTCTACGGGGACTTCCGGCAGAGGTGGGTATGGGGCTTCCCCAGAGCTCAGGGAACAGGAGCAGCTGGGCTGCCGTGAAGGGAAAGGGCGTCTGCCGGTGGCCCTGGCATTCTGCGGGCAGGGATCAGTGCAGAGCGTGGGTGACTCCGGCACTTCGCTCCCCAGGTATCGCATCCTGAACCCAGCGGCCATCCCCGAAGGGCAGTTCATTGACAGCAGGAAGGGGGCAGAGAAGCTGCTGGGCTCCCTGGATATTGACCACAACCAGTACAAGTTCGGCCACACCAAGGTGAGCACAGGAAGCAGACAAATCAGTTAGAGGAAGACATCTCTTGTCCCTTGACTCCTCACCTCATGACTCCTTTCCTTTCACCAGTCAGCTTGGCAACATCTCTGCCCCGCCTCCCCGTGCTACCCCTCCCAGTGGGACATCCAGCACCACTCCTGTCACCCCAGCTCCCGCTACTGTGCACCTCCTCCCTCCAAGCCTGTCCTAGTAGTCACCCTTCCCACCatgccccgccccacccctgcctAGCAGCCCAGGCCCAGCGCACACTTCCCTGCAGGTGTTCTTCAAGGCGGGGCTGCTGGGGCTACTGGAGGAGATGCGGGATGAGAGACTGAGCCGCATCATCACGCGCATCCAGGCTCAGTCCCGGGGTGTGCTCTCCAGAATGGAGTACAAGAAGATGGTGGAACGCAGGTGAGAGAGCACCGAAGGAGGTTTCCCACCTCCCTTAGGCCCAGGCTGGTTCAGGGGCAGGGTCAGGAGAAAGAGCTCACTGGGTTTTCAAACAAAGAGACCTGTGGGAGGGGCTTATATGGACACAGGGTGGCCTCAGAGAGGGTAGGGTGGGTGAAGGAAGGGGGCATTACCAAGGTTTCAGGAGCTtgggtgggaaggaggcagaaggggaCTCATACCACTCCTTTGGCTGGGCCCCCACAGAGACTCCCTGCTGGTAATCCAGTGGAACATTCGGGCCTTCATGGGGGTCAAGAATTGGCCCTGGATGAAGCTCTACTTCAAGATCAAGCCGCTGCTGAAGAGTGCAGAGACGGAGAAGGAGATGGCCACCATGAAGGAGGAGTTTGCGCGCCTCAAAGAGGCTCTGGAGAAGTCTGAGGCTCGCCGCAAGGAGCTGGAGGAGAAGATGGTGTCCCTGCTGCAGGAGAAGAATGACCTGCAGCTCCAAGTGCAAGCGGTGAGTCTCCTGGAGCCATAGTTAGCTCTTCTACCCTGCTCTGCCTTCGCCTCCTGGACGCTGCCCCTCACCTCGCAGGAGCTCACCATCTTGTTCCCCCATAGTGAGAGGATTCTGGGATCAGCACCTCCACAGGCCTCCAAAGAGGTCCctcaggaggaggaaagggaatgaGGAAAAGAGCTAACTTTTAAAAGCACAGGCTTTCCACCTGAATTCAACCTAGATCCACAGCTTAATAaccttgtgaccttgggcaaaccactcagcctctttgagcctcaacttcctcatctctAAACAGGGAATAAAGCTGCTCATCTCATTGGGTTGTCAATACATAAAATGCTGGGCACCAGAAAAATACAGGTCTCTCCTTCCATGGAAGAGACTAGAGGAAGAGGACCAGATAAAGacctctctgctcctctccccaGTGCTCCCACGTTACACTGCCCTGAAACACTTCCCCTCCCCATCCTCGAGGTTCTCAACTGGGAGATATCCTAGAGCTTCCCTTCTATTTGGGGGatgcttcccctccctccctccacctgcaaGGATGAGGACCCTGCCCACTGGACAGCCTCTCTTCTGTGCCTTGCCCCCAGGAACAAGACAACCTGGCTGATGCTGAGGAGCGCTGCGACCAGCTGATCAAGAACAAGATCCAGCTGGAAGCCAAGGTGAAGGAGATGAACGAGAGGCTGGAGGACGAAGAGGAGATGAACGCCGAGCTCACTGCCAAGAAGCGCAAGCTGGAAGATGAGTGCTCTGAGCTAAAAAGGGACATTGATGACCTGGAGCTGACACTGGCCAAGGTGGAGAAGGAGAAGCACGCAACAGAGAACAAGGTGAGGGCAGCTCCCTCTGGCTCCAGCCCAGGTCTCCCCAGGATTCCCAGACCAGAGTGTGGTCCTGGTCCTTGACATGAAGGTCTCCAGGATGATGACCTCTGACCCTAAAGGGGCTGGGGTTCTTGGTCACAGGTGAAGAACCTGACAGAGGAGATGGCTGGGCTGGACGAGATCATCGCCAAGCTGACCAAGGAGAAAAAGGCTCTGCAGGAGGCCCACCAGCAGGCCCTGGATGACCTTCAGGCTGAGGAGGACAAAGTCAACACCCTGACCAAGGCCAAAGTCAAGCTGGAGCAGCAAGTGGACGATGTAAGTAGATTGAGAGTGGTAGGGCCTAGATATACCAGGTCCATCTGCGCTCagaggtatgtgtgtgtgtattgggacGGCGGGTAGGGTTTGAAGGTGTTCAAGTTCTGATATCTTTCTAGAAGGGAGCTGAAGAATGAAAGGGGGGAGAGTGattaattctgaaatatatatctGATCTCACAGATAGGATCAATAATAGAGATGGGCTTTCTTCTTTAACTTATGTTCAAGTCCATATATCTCTGCCTTCGATCACAGGATTTAGAGGGTTCTCTCAAAAGAACATGAaacatttctttggaaattttatgAGGCTTCTCAAAGAGGATCTTTGAACTTCTGATATTTTAGGCAGGATCTGGTCCTGACTGATCATTGTTCCATCAGATGTACATATCTCTATTGACTCGCTTATCACTCTGTATTGTAATGTTTTAAGTATCTGCCTCAGCTGTAAGACTATTAGTACAAGCTCCTTTTAAACAAGAACTTGAGTTTATTCAATTTTGTATCTGCTGTGCCTAGCACACAGCCTGGTGCCCAATATGTGCTTATGggatgctgaatgaatgaatgtagatTTGGGGTTTCATTCCacaatcattcattcttttatttatcaaatatttatgagCATACCCTACATGCTATTCATTCTCACAGTACCCTGATAACATTTGGCCCACTCTGGGGAAGATTTTCCCCGACCCTGGAGTAACTAAGCTACAAAATCACCAAGTCAGGGTGCTTTGCCTCATGGGCCTGGCTTGTCCCTCTCTCTGTCAGCTGGAGGGATCCCTGGAGCAGGAGAAGAAGGTGCGCATGGACCTGGAGCGAGCCAAGAGGAAGCTGGAGGGTGACCTGAAGCTGACCCAGGAGAGCATCATGGACCTGGAGAATGACAAGCAGCAGCTGGATGAGCGGCTGAAAAAGTACTGAGttcccttccctgctgcccttcctcctccccagaccagcagcctgTTCTGCCTACAGGCTGACCCAAGACATCTATCCTCAGAGACAATGACCTCATACAGCCTCCATAAATGGATGCTCAAGCCATTGGGAAGAGGCCTTCGGCGTGAGGGCtttcctccctcagacccagacATCAGGGCCAGGTGGTCCTCCCTGGCAAAGCCTAACTTGGATCCCTCAAGCCCTTTCTTTCCGTTGGGCACTCAGTGGGAATGGAAATAACAGCTTGCCCCCTTTATACACAACTCTTTGGAGACCAGTTGCTGCACATGGAGGAAGgctccacacaaaaacctgtcaGGAAAGTCCCTTTGGGAGGGTTCACACAGAGAGCACAGAGGGCCACAAAGAAACAGATCTGCCCTCATGTTCAAGAAGTGGAGAGagatgggtgcagtggctcatacctgtaatcccagcactttaggaagctgaggcgggaggctcgcttgaggccaagaatttgagattagcctggacagcatagcgagatcccatctctcaaaaaagtttttaaaaattagccaggcatggtggcatgcacctgtagtcctagctactcaggaggatcccttgagcccaggagtttgaggctgcagtgagctatgatcgcaccactgtactccagcctgggcaatagagccagaccctgtctttaaaataataataataaaagaagaagtGGAGGGTCAGggccttttctttgttttgattaaCCTGTGGTTCCAATTCTTAGTGCAAGTCCTTCCAAAATGTATAGACCTACCTTCCAGACTTGGTAAACAGTGAGGTTGTAGGACATATTTTGATAATTGAGGACCTTAGGGTACTTCAGGGTCAGAACCTTGAAAGGCTCTGAAACTCATCATAGTCTACATCCTCATCCAGCTTGTTTTCTCACAAGAATCTTCACACTTCCCCAGGCTCAGAATGggctgagtgaatgaacaaatatatgGTCCCATTTGATTCTCAAACCACCTTTTAAGGATGATATCTTTGGCCTTACTTTaccaaagaggaaattaagactCAGGAAGGTTAGTCGAGTTGTCCAGCAATAGTGACAAAATTAAAGACCATCATAGCTAAAGGGACCTTTGAAACAATCTAGTCCAATCCcttcgttttacagatgagaaaatgaagaccAAAGATGGGAACAGATCCCAGGTCCCATCACTCAGCCTACAATGCTCCTCCCATTACATTCTTGCTGGACTTCAATCCTACAGCCGGTGTTACACCTCCAGGGATCCTACATCATCCCTGGAAGCTATTTTCCTGATGAAATCCTACTCTTATTTGTTTCATGACCATTTCCATCCATTGGTGGAAACTTAACCCTCCCAGGGCTCCGCTGGTCTCCCTTGCCtcaccctgcctctctccctccccacaggaAGGACTTTGAGCTGAACGCTCTCAATGCAAGGATTGAGGATGAGCAGGCCCTGGGCAGCCAGCTACAGAAGAAGCTCAAAGAGCTTCAGGTGAGGTCTGGGATACCCAAGCTGGGCCTTGGAGTCCCTGGGCTGGTTCTCAGCTtcccctgcccccgcccagggTGTCCTGTCCACATTACAGGAGCTGACTGTGTGTCCATGAAGAGAGACACACAGTTACCATAGTATCGCTATGGACACACCCAAGGGTGACCGGGTGATCCAAGGATGGCATAGGAAGAAATCCTGAAAAGGTCACAGTGTGGAGGGCAGAAATCCTGTCTTCCTATCTCAGCTCTACTTTAGCTGGGAACCATGGGGAGCCCACTCCGGATCTCTGGGTTTCCATGTCCTCCCTGTTACCTGGAGGCTTTTAAAGTCCTTTCAGCTCTGATGGTGTGACTTCAGCTCTTACTTCTAGAGGAAACATTGTGTTAGGTCTTTAGTTGTCCGGTCAGACCAACATGGCTCTCttactttaaacttttcttattttttgtcactaaattgcttaaaatattcttagaacATAGATCTCTTTGTATCTCTTTAAGAGCAAGCTTTAACAACTTTCCTTCCAAGAAAGAGAACGTATACCATATTGTTCTGGCCTAAAGGAAGGCTAACTCAGCTGTTAATCTTCCCCAAATCCTGTTATTTCCACCTCTCCACTGGTAGGACTAAACTGACCCTGCGTTCCAGGCAAGCCAGAAGCCTTTtagagccctggggtgggggctctggTGGAGGGGTCCAGGCGGTGGGTCCGAGCCCTCTGTGTCTGGCCCAGGCACGCAtcgaggagctggaggaggagctggaagcCGAGCGCACCGCCAGGGCCAAGGTGGAGAAGCTGCGCTCAGACCTGTCCCGGGAGCTGGAGGAGATCAGCGAGCGGCTGGAGGAGGCCGGCGGGGCCACGTCCGTGCAGATCGAGATGAACAAGAAGCGCGAGGCCGAGTTCCAGAAGATGCGGCGGGACCTGGAGGAGGCCACGCTGCAGCACGAGGCCACGGCCGCGGCCCTGCGCAAGAAGCACGCGGACAGTGTGGCCGAGCTGGGCGAGCAGATCGACAACCTGCAGCGGGTGAAGCAGAagctggagaaggagaagagCGAGTTCAAGCTGGAGCTGGACGACGTCACCTCCAACATGGAGCAGATCATCAAGGCCAAGGTGGGCGCTGctcagcctcccctcctccaaccCCCTCCACTCGCCTCCGCTTTCTCTCCAGGTCTCCTCTTTTCCTTGGTGGTTCATTTTCCCACTTCCCTTGCCCTGGTCCTCTgatcccctccttccttccacacCTTCCCTCTTGTTTCTCCTTTCATCGTACCCCTTATACCCCCTCCAGTACCCCCTACAGGCATCATCTaactctccttcctctctcaggCTAACCTGGAGAAGATGTGCCGGACCCTGGAAGACCAGATGAATGAGCACCGGAGCAAGGCTGAGGAGACCCAGCGATCCGTCAATGACCTCACCAGCCAGCGGGCCAAGCTGCAAACCGAGAACGGTGAGCCTAGAGCTGGTCTCCCTGGCTCCTGAGCTACCCCAGCGTTGGGTGCATGTgcgtacacgcacacacacacacacacacacacacacacacacacacacacacacacggtc encodes:
- the MYH7 gene encoding myosin-7, whose amino-acid sequence is MGDAEMAVFGEAAPYLRKSEKERLEAQTRPFDLKKDVFVPDDKEEFVKAKIMSREGGKITAETEHGKTVTVKEDQVMQQNPPKFDKIEDMAMLTFLHEPAVLYNLKERYAAWMIYTYSGLFCVTVNPYKWLPVYTAEVVAAYRGKKRSEAPPHIFSISDNAYQYMLTDRENQSILITGESGAGKTVNTKRVIQYFAVIAAIGDRSKKDQSPGKGTLEDQIIQANPALEAFGNAKTVRNDNSSRFGKFIRIHFGATGKLASADIETYLLEKSRVIFQLKAERDYHIFYQILSNKKPELLDMLLITNNPYDYAFISQGETTVASIDDAEELMATDNAFDVLGFTPEEKNSMYKLTGAIMHFGNMKFKQKQREEQAEPDGTEEADKSAYLMGLNSADLLKGLCHPRVKVGNEYVTKGQNVQQVAYATGALAKAVYEKMFNWMVMRINATLETKQPRQYFIGVLDIAGFEIFDFNSFEQLCINFTNEKLQQFFNHHMFVLEQEEYKKEGIEWEFIDFGMDLQACIDLIEKPMGIMSILEEECMFPKATDMTFKAKLFDNHLGKSANFQKPRNIKGRPEAHFSLIHYAGVVDYNILGWLQKNKDPLNETVVGLYQKSSLKLLSTLFANYAGADAPVEKGKGKAKKGSSFQTVSALHRENLNKLMTNLRSTHPHFVRCIIPNETKSPGVMDNPLVMHQLRCNGVLEGIRICRKGFPNRILYGDFRQRYRILNPAAIPEGQFIDSRKGAEKLLGSLDIDHNQYKFGHTKVFFKAGLLGLLEEMRDERLSRIITRIQAQSRGVLSRMEYKKMVERRDSLLVIQWNIRAFMGVKNWPWMKLYFKIKPLLKSAETEKEMATMKEEFARLKEALEKSEARRKELEEKMVSLLQEKNDLQLQVQAEQDNLADAEERCDQLIKNKIQLEAKVKEMNERLEDEEEMNAELTAKKRKLEDECSELKRDIDDLELTLAKVEKEKHATENKVKNLTEEMAGLDEIIAKLTKEKKALQEAHQQALDDLQAEEDKVNTLTKAKVKLEQQVDDLEGSLEQEKKVRMDLERAKRKLEGDLKLTQESIMDLENDKQQLDERLKKKDFELNALNARIEDEQALGSQLQKKLKELQARIEELEEELEAERTARAKVEKLRSDLSRELEEISERLEEAGGATSVQIEMNKKREAEFQKMRRDLEEATLQHEATAAALRKKHADSVAELGEQIDNLQRVKQKLEKEKSEFKLELDDVTSNMEQIIKAKANLEKMCRTLEDQMNEHRSKAEETQRSVNDLTSQRAKLQTENGELSRQLDEKEALISQLTRGKLTYTQQLEDLKRQLEEEVKAKNALAHALQSARHDCDLLREQYEEETEAKAELQRVLSKANSEVAQWRTKYETDAIQRTEELEEAKKKLAQRLQDAEEAVEAVNAKCSSLEKTKHRLQNEIEDLMVDVERSNAAAAALDKKQRNFDKILAEWKQKYEESQSELESSQKEARSLSTELFKLKNAYEESLEHLETFKRENKNLQEEISDLTEQLGSSGKTIHELEKVRKQLEAEKLELQSALEEAEASLEHEEGKILRAQLEFNQIKAEIERKLAEKDEEMEQAKRNHLRVVDSLQTSLDAETRSRNEALRVKKKMEGDLNEMEIQLSHANRMAAEAQKQVKSLQSLLKDTQIQLDDAVRANDDLKENIAIVERRNNLLQAELEELRAVVEQTERSRKLAEQELIETSERVQLLHSQNTSLINQKKKMDADLSQLQTEVEEAVQECRNAEEKAKKAITDAAMMAEELKKEQDTSAHLERMKKNMEQTIKDLQHRLDEAEQIALKGGKKQLQKLEARVRELENELEVEQKRNAESVKGMRKSERRIKELTYQTEEDRKNLLRLQDLVDKLQLKVKAYKRQAEEAEEQANTNLSKFRKVQHELDEAEERADIAESQVNKLRAKSRDIGTKGLNEE